The genome window CTTTGTTGCTGTGATCCTCCAATGTCTTCATTGAATCACTAAGCGATGTTCTTTACCCACAGATATTTCAGTCATTTCAAAGAGGTGGATTATGCTCGCGCAGGAAACCAGGCTCAGATGGATGTGACGCTGGATGAGGGACCCCTTGAACAGTTTACTCACTCAATGGAACCCCAGTTGAGGCAATTAGGGCTTCCTACTGCTCTAAAGAAAGGTGAGATTAAAGGACTGTTCTCGTCACCCACTACAACACCGTGGCTCAATggattttaactttttaaaattggtATTAATTAATGGAGGTCTGTGACTTGACAAATCACaatctgtatataaaagatggttgTAGCTTCCAGGACTGAAAAGTGTAATCAATGTGGAAGTGGCTTAAACTGACGTTCTTTATAATGATCAGCATGTGGcatctggttaaaaaaaaaaaagactgtacaGAAGTCCAAGTAAATGCTTCCCTGTACTACAGAGCTGTTACTTGCCCTAACATTGGTAATTATGCTCAGAAGTCGCACGAAGGTGATTATCAGCTCAGTAAAGTCAGCCCAGAGTTTCCACCATCAATCCCCAAAAAAGGCAATGTTTGCAGCATATGGTCACTCACAAACATGGACAGGTATTGTTACAGCAGACTGGCATactttacaaataaaaaaagtaaaatatgttAGATCAAAAAAGGTTCAAAAGCTCTCGAGGAATATATCTGTGCGTTAAGTGGTGTGGTTAGCAAGATTGTAAAAGTGCGAAGtaaaatctatttattttcCCAGGAGGggaaacgtggcaaagacctATCAGTAAAACTGCCCTGTCATTAAACATGGCAAGCTCTGACTGTAATTACAGTTAAATTAAAGTGTTGCCTAAGTGTAAGTAGTTTTCCCCAGTGGTTTAGCTGCAACCCCAGTGGTTTGAAACAGGCTGTATGTGTGCATAAAACAAAATCGTACTTCAAACTAGTAAGTGGACTCATTTTTCTGAAGTCAATAAGTTCAAGGTTTAGGATATTGCTGTATTAACAATTgtagaaaatgtcaaattactTGCCCGTATAAAATTGTTAGTAGAAAGCAGGAGAGAAAAAATGGATGAATAAAGTTGCTCCGAGGAATTTCTTTGGACCTTCATGGAAGGACAGACTTGATATTTGCATCTGTGCTATATTCTGGAGAAATGATTGGTCACTGGTTTTGTGTGTTGATCTCTTATCTTAAACATGATCTGCTACAAAGCAGGTTAGGGCTGATGTTACCATGGCGATATACCGTAGTAAGACGTGAACAACCTTTGTAATATAAAAACTTGAAGTTGGCTTAATAAGCCCCAAATCGTTTTTCCGTAGTATAGGTGAGTTTATAGCCTCTGTCAAATGATGTTCAGCTTGTGAATAagatgcatgtaaggtgaaaaAGGACGATGAGACAGAACAGGGCAGACCAAACCTGTGACTGACAAGTGGCCATCGTGTGACGGTGCTGTGTCAgtcttttgtttgttagttCCACCCCTCACATCTTATTTCAATACTGAAAGATGGCAACAGCAGGTTGAGGCTTCACTATAAGTGGGAGATGTATTGTAGCTACagtatatacagtctatgtaaGCAATATCAGGCTTCTGCTTCAAATCAGGTCCGAGTCGGTATTAGTGTGTTCACGAAATGTGTGAATTCActgcttttaaatataaagcCAACTTCTTTTATCTTGTGCTACAGGAGTGGTAACACTGCTGAAGGACTATGAAGTTTGTAAAGAGGGGGACACGCTCACTCCAGAGCAGGCTCGTATTCTGGTGAGTTCTTGTTTTTTACTTGATTAAAAATGTTGACTGTCACACACTAAATGTATTTCTGTTGACTGAGGGTTGTTTTTTGTCCACAGAAACTCTTTGGTATTGAGATGGCAGAATTCAAGGTGCAGATCAAGTGTATGTGGAACTCAGAAACAGGCGAGTTTGAGAACTTCGCTGGTGAGGAAGAGTCTATGCAGGATGAGGAAGATGATAacgatgatgaagatgatgcaGAATGAAACTTCTGCAAGGCGGGAGAATTTTTAAGAAAATTCCTGCTTTCAAAAGCAGACGGACATTTCATTTAGCTTTCATCCTGACAGCCAGTGCTGCAGTCTGTAGTCTCTCTGGTCTTTTTATACCTACAAAACATGAACTTCTGTCCTTCATCTTGAATTTTAGTTTTGGACAATGTGGACTGTATTCAGAGGATTAAATCGTTTGTGATGTCATTGTTCTCCAAGTTCCCTCAGCACAGTGAGGGACTGATATTGTGTGGAAGTCCCTTTCCTTTCAAACACCAATGTAAATCACTGTTCATGTTAAACCAACACTCATGAATAATATACACGTTTTGTTGATGTGACAAATTTAATCCAGATTCTTcagaaagttatttttccacaaaagAGTATTAAtggggttttctttttgtatAGACATGACAATGAAGTGCTCTTTGATTAAAAATGGAAAAGGTGTACTGATCTATTCCAAGGACAGAAAATGTACACTTCAGGGGAGAATTCAAAAAACCTAATTAAGTGTAATTagggaaaaaaaattctgtAAAATTAAATGACCAAGAAGGTTCTCATCTGAAGTAGTCTGGACAGTCGTGGGCTATGAGATTCCGACACTGCTATGGCAAGGGTTTCATGAGATTATAGCTCGTAGTAAGGTTATGAGCAGCTGTAGCTATTTAATATAAATACTCAAAACAGGAATTGCACAGCTGGAGTCTGTTAATTTATTAAGAGATGTATATGTGGAGGATTTGTTACAATTTAAAAATAGGAACAAAATCTTGGTCATTACAGAATATGTAGTTTACGTGCAGCATCTCCTATTCACTTGGTATTTTGTGGTATTTTCTTTCTAAAAGAATCCATTTCAAATATTACAAACCTGCAGACAATAAGAAAAACACTCGTGTTTTGTTCTACCTCCAGTAGGGGCATTTCCACTGCACTAAAACATAATTACAGTTATTAAAAACTAGTTAAAGTCTTTCAGTGGAAAAACAAAGGCTGTGTAACTACTGACTCTTGGGATAGTTTTCAGAAAATAAGAGACTTCATTTCAGGCTTACTGGTACATCACAGTGTTTCAGTGGTAACTCATAGTTCTTCATTTTCAGGTTTCCAATAGTAGCaatttgaaatgaaattattattattttaaccgTATGGCTAATCTTTACCTGGTGAATACATAAATTACCATGAGCATAACATTTTTTGTCACTGCAACTGTCCATGTGGGTACCTTAAGCTGAGAGTGATGATGCATCCAGCGCATAGCAGCAGAAGTCAGTGAGGGTTTCTCTGACCCGTACGCTGTTTCCAAAGTATCTTCCACAGAGCAGGAGCACAATCACGGTTATggttaacaaaaacaacataaaacaatTTGTTGGTACAGATCTTCACCTGTCTCTGTATGCTGCAGCCCAGCTGTTACCAAAGAATCGTCCTGCAGGCTGGGAGCCATCTTTATCTTCATAGTGATACTTCCCTGTCAGAAGGCCACCTGGCAGAGGACTAATGTCAGAACTCAGTACAGTATGTACTTAATGCTGTCACTCACCCAGGGCACATTTTAGCTCACAGGTAACATtaacaaggcaaaaaaaaaaaacgaaacaacAAAAACCACTAACTAAAGCAACTACATACCTTCATCTGTGCCTTTGTTATTATATGTGCAGGAACGCTGATGTGGTGAAATTAACAGGTGACAGACAAACAGTAACATTTTTTGGACACTAATATTAGCACCAGCTGTGAGAGATCAAATCATTTTGATATCCCACATTCCTTACAGTTGGGGAAAAAGTGTTTCTTACTTTCACTTTGCACTCTGCAGCACATGTGAGTTGTGTGATAATAACGTGTGTCACTAAGACTAAACAGGAAATATTGCATATACATACAGAGCACCGTAGATCTGCATTCTTCCCCATACTAATTTGAATAGTTAGCTATACTATGAGCTTATTGCAGTTTTACTTATTGCTGATGATTTCCACTGAAAAACAATGTTATGGAATATAACACATTTTTTTACAGCCTGACTATTAAATACTGTACCAATTCTAACCTCATAGCAAGACTTAACTATATGCAACTTAACCAACAAAATGATTTTAAGGAATGATGTCTTTGGTGAAGTCAGTCTTCCAACACCGGCCACATGTTACTGATTAGATCAAAAGGAATGTTGGGGTAACCAAAGGCAGCGTTTCAATGAACCAAAGAATCTGAACTACACTGTGGTTTTGTTGTGTATTACAACAAGTAATGTCTCCCTTAATTTTGGTCTATTTCTCTGCATGTGTGCGGGCTGTGACTGTTCGTGTTCAGATATGCACACAAAGTGCATATAAGTAATAGTAGTAGATTTGTATTGGTCAAGGCAACTACCAAAGACCTCCCATGGATAGACGTAAGACCATTTAGACTTTTTATGATTTATTGACTGAGTGGCTCTCCAAACATGTAAGTAGAGGAAGTCACCATCACTGAGGTAAGAGGGCTTCAGTTTGCAGTGGAAGCAAAAACTCCTTTGGAAAACTGGAAAACATTTTCAGAACATACAAAAGTCACTCAGGTTGAAGATCAAACCTCACATTCTGCCTCTACACTCCACATGCCTGAGTATTGTGAATGGAAAACATAAACCCATCGTAATTAGATGATATTAGCCTGAAACTAAAAGATATCGGAAACAAGAAGGATGGAGTCAAACTGGAACAATATGTAAAGGCAACCAAACGTTTGCTGTTCTGTGCTgtatatttgtatagcacaGAACAGCTGAGACAATGGGCTGCAATACTGTGCAAGGGATGGATATTAGAAACCACTGTCACATAATCCCAGTTTCCCACATATGTATTATTTTAAACAGCTGTTGTACTTCACTGGCTGATCACTGTGAAAGAAACAGTTGCTGATATAGTTAGGAATGCATTTCATGTCACACAGAGCCACATGGCACCAATATATTCATTAAAATTACACAGAGAGCACAAACAATCAAAGACCACCAAAGACCATGATGAGAGTGCACAGCAGCTAAATGATCTGAACTAATGAAATACCAATATCTGATGAGCCAAATAATTAGTAGTGACTGATACTGTTGACTGATATTGGTCTATCTGCAGTGGGTGATATTCACCTGTTGCTTCACATTGATTTTGCACTGACTAAATGTTCAAATATTGGGTGATAAAGAGctaaaatgctttaaaatagGCTACTAATTTCTTTCAAATATAGTTTTGTTTCCCTGGCTCAATAGTGGGAATAATAACTAGAAGAAAAATACAAGAACCTATGCAGGATGTGGAAGATGGTGATATAGACGGGGATGACAATGTAGAATGAAACTTTTGCAGTTCAGGACGATTTAAAAACTTTTGCCAGACATTAAATTTTGGCCATTTTATCGTAACAGCCAGCGCTGCAGTCTGTAGTCTCTCTGGTCTTTTTATCCCTTTCTTTTCAAACACCTACATCACTGTTCATGCTAAACCAGCACTGATGAATAATACACATGtatgggaaaatgttttttgaTTTGACAAAATTTAATGCAAATTCTTGAAGAAGTTATTTTTCCATGAAAcactattaatttattttacattaacaATGATGTGTTCTTtgataaaaatacaaagaaggaaaaatgtacatttcagGGGAGAATTCAAAAACCCTAATTAGGTGTAATTAGGAGAaacatttttctgcaaaattacaTATAAAGTGATGATCAAGAAGGTTCTCATCGGAAGTAGTTTGGACACTCGTGGGCTACGAGATTCCAGGCTTCTTTGAAGGCGTCGACCACTCTCTCATCCAGAGGACCCTCTTCCGCAGCGGCCATGTTTTGCTGAAGCTGCTCCATGCTCGACATGCCAATAATGACTCCATCTCCAAGATCACCCTGGAGACATGAGTTGGAGAAAATTACTCAAAACAGGAATTACACAGCTGGACGTCTGTAGATGTCTTGAGATTTGTATTTGTGGAGgatttgttacatttatttaaaaaaaaaaaaaaaaaaggaagaagaagaagaaaatctggGCGAGTAGAGAATTTGGCATTGTTTTGACAATACATGTTAATTTAATCACTTTTGGGGTACTTCTTTTCTAAAAGAATCCCTTTCATATATTACAAACCTGTAGACAACATGAAAAACATTGCTGTGCTTTGTTCTACCTCTGGTTTTGCATATGGTGAAAGTTTGGGGGCATTTTCACTGCACTTAACATaattaaaggaaataaaaaatagatCTTAAAATCTTTCAGTGAAAAACCTCAAAGGCTGTGTAACTACTGACTGTTGGGATagcactgaaaaaaatcaaaggctTCATTTCCGGCTTACTGGTACACCACAAAGCACAGTGTTTCAGTGGTAACTCACAGTTCTTAATTTTCAGGTTTTCAATACTAGCAATTTGAAATGTTCTGTTTATTACTAAGGGTAGGGCTAATCTTTTTACTCAGTGAATACATAAATTACCATGAGCATAACATTTTTTGTCACTGCAGCTGTCCATGTGGGTACCTTAAGCTGAGAGTGATGATATATCCAGCGCATAGCAGCAGAAATCAGCGAGGGTTTCTCTGACCCGTACGCTGTTTCCAAAGCCTGCAGAACCACCTCTATGGCCTGGAAATGACTTTTCTTCCAGTATCTTCCACAGAGCAGGAGCACAATCACGGTTATGGTTAACAAAAATCTCATTCAACAACATAAAACAATTTGTTGGTACATATTTCAACAGCAGTCAGCTGATGTTCACCTGTCTCTGTATGCTGCAGCCCAGCTGTTACCAAAGAATCGTCCTGCAGGCTGGGAGCCATCTTTATCTTCATAGTGATACTTCCCTGTCAGAAGGCCACCTGGCAGAGGACTAATGTCAGAACTCAGTACAGTATGTACTTAATGCTGTCACTCACCCAGGGCACATTTTAGCTCACAGGTAACATTAACAaggcaaaccccccccccccccccccaaaaaccacTAACTAAAGCAACTACTAACTATTCAGCATCAGGTTATTGTGTGCTAGCAAAAAGGGATCACCAAAGTGAATAAAATCCATCTCCAGGGGGACATGAATGCATGTATGGaacatattttaatataatatattcatTTTGGGATAACTCGAGGATAGCTTTTATCCCTCCACATTAAGTGACATCTTTTTCACAATCACAAGTGCTTTCTTTtgaataaaactttttaaaatggaaCTGCAAGGTGTACCATGAAAGACTACCTGCCAGAGGATTGTATGCATAGAATCGCATTCCATAGTATCTCAgacatggcagcaactctgtTTCCACCTGTCTTGTTGTGGCATTGTACATTCCCTGTGAAAGATTGGAAGAATCTGAATTAGAAACAGGTGAAAAACAAGTAACAGTATAGCAGACATATAAATGTTCAGTCTACAACACCTAATGAAAGATTAAATCTTCAGTGATTTGCTGAACAAAAACCACAGAGATGAAGAAGTGTGAAAGTTTACTCTCATTCAACACAAGATGGCCAGTATGGCCCTCCTGTAATCAGTAGTCTGATTATTATAGGATGAGGCTACTGAATTTAGATAAAAGTTAAATATCCTTAGAACAGGATATATTACCTGATAAACAGTGGGAACTATCCAGTTGTTGTGCCTGCAGATGCATACTATTTCAGCCACTTCCCAGGATACATAGTTTGAAAGGCCGAGCTCCTTGAATTTTCCCTGGGGAGTTGATACTTTCCATTTAGTATTAAAACATCTCAGGACTACAGATGGAcaataaagttatttttttcctgtgtgttatgtTAAAGCAAGTTATTTagctatatatttatatattcccTGGTCTGCTAACCTCTTTGTGGAGGTCATTGCAGGCTCTGAGAGTATCCTCGATAGGGTTTTGGTGGTCAGGGGCATGGAGGTAGAAAAGGTCCACACAGTCTGTCCGCAACCTCTGAAGGGAGGTTTCCAGCTGGGAGCGCACGCTCTCTGGCTTCAGCGTCTTTCCATCCCAGGGATTGGCCTTGGTAGCTATGCTTACTGTGAATGAGTGAGAAGTAGTCAGGTTAACACAGCACTGCTCCTTCAGTGTCTGAGACAGACTGACACTGAAAGCTAGCCAGGCTCTTATTGCAGCACTTAAACTTTGGATTCATTATTGCTAGAATGTTTCAGTGACATCAAAGCTGTATggccttcatttaaaaaaaaacaaacaaaaccaaaacacacacacaaaaacaaaactttaacgAGACCAAGAATGAGGTCACACCAAAGTATTTCAATTTGATATACAAGTCAAGGCTATGGACCTTGACTAAGCAGctccaaaaccttcattttaGTTTTGAGACAATCAGaagtggttttaaaaaaacactttttaaaaacgtGTTTTAATGTTGCACAATATGTTGCACAACATATGTTTGATGTTGTGCAGCACCCTGGTCGATGTTTGTTGT of Maylandia zebra isolate NMK-2024a linkage group LG5, Mzebra_GT3a, whole genome shotgun sequence contains these proteins:
- the mrto4 gene encoding mRNA turnover protein 4 homolog → MPKSKRDKKISLTKTAKKGLESKQKLIQELRECVDTYRNLFIFSVANMRNNKLKDIRTAWKHSRFFFGKNKVMIIALGKRDTDEYKDNLHKVGKHLRGEVGVLFTNKTKEEVQEYFSHFKEVDYARAGNQAQMDVTLDEGPLEQFTHSMEPQLRQLGLPTALKKGVVTLLKDYEVCKEGDTLTPEQARILKLFGIEMAEFKVQIKCMWNSETGEFENFAGEEESMQDEEDDNDDEDDAE
- the akr7a3 gene encoding aflatoxin B1 aldehyde reductase member 3, which codes for MLWVITRPLCTLRQSKAIKDVLVHLPKCVARRNMSSPAKKPVSLLGTMGFGGRADAEQSLEMVKAFLDRGHNQVDTAFMYVDGKSETIIGGMNLPKTVSIATKANPWDGKTLKPESVRSQLETSLQRLRTDCVDLFYLHAPDHQNPIEDTLRACNDLHKEGKFKELGLSNYVSWEVAEIVCICRHNNWIVPTVYQGMYNATTRQVETELLPCLRYYGMRFYAYNPLAGGLLTGKYHYEDKDGSQPAGRFFGNSWAAAYRDRYWKKSHFQAIEVVLQALETAYGSEKPSLISAAMRWIYHHSQLKGDLGDGVIIGMSSMEQLQQNMAAAEEGPLDERVVDAFKEAWNLVAHECPNYFR